A window of Lagopus muta isolate bLagMut1 chromosome 16, bLagMut1 primary, whole genome shotgun sequence contains these coding sequences:
- the FNDC11 gene encoding fibronectin type III domain-containing protein 11, giving the protein MNVNLNELESNSENTVDSTEEQGNAICRRYAERSSLVRRYLQADLSLHLLEAHQKKVELLKKCCYYLEVLPTFLILRDQNLLALPTSIFQVIDPWKFQRVKKMGRSQTEIHLQLLTHLLEELQQGREELVCYVETCDMVTFLSKWDSIKQRMSELSKAMNNFNSVQVSRRLYTKHRLVSCAEIRGNKIPDIRLFLCAKMPVLFDRNESYAHKNWAHLKWSTENQESSHEQYELHYKLLKRGTQAEFGHCGLVTRTTNTCVVQGLLPDRSYQFMIRRAEVYTLVYELWHDTITLTTKANTAEDKST; this is encoded by the coding sequence ATGAATGTGAATCTGAATGAGTTGGAAAGCAATTCAGAGAATACTGTAGACAGCACAGAGGAACAAGGCAATGCCATCTGCAGGAGGTACGCCGAGAGAAGCAGCCTTGTGCGGCGGTACCTGCAGGCTGATCTGAGCCTCCACCTCCTTGAGGCACATCAGAAGAAAGTGGAGCTTCTGAAGAAGTGTTGCTATTACCTTGAGGTTCTGCCCACGTTTTTGATCCTGAGAGATCAGAATCTCTTGGCGCTTCCTACCAGCATCTTCCAAGTCATTGACCCCTGGAAATTCCAGAGAgtgaagaaaatgggaagatCCCAGACTGAAATCCACCTGCAGCTTTTAACCCACCTGTTAGAAGAGCTGCAACAAGGTCGGGAGGAGCTGGTCTGCTACGTGGAGACCTGTGACATGGTAACTTTCCTCTCCAAGTGGGACTCAATTAAGCAGAGAATGTCAGAGCTCTCCAAAGCAATGAACAATTTCAATTCTGTGCAAGTATCAAGAAGACTCTACACCAAGCACCGTCTGGTGTCATGTGCAGAGATTAGGGGTAACAAAATACCAGACATTAggctttttctctgtgcaaagATGCCAGTTCTGTTTGATCGGAACGAATCATACGCACACAAGAACTGGGCCCACCTCAAATGGTCTACTGAAAATCAAGAGTCATCCCATGAACAATATGAACTGCATTATAAGTTGCTGAAGCGTGGAACTCAGGCAGAATTTGGACACTGTGGGCTCGTGACACGCACCACCAACACCTGTGTAGTGCAGGGCCTGCTGCCTGACCGGTCATACCAATTCATGATCAGAAGAGCAGAAGTGTACACGCTTGTCTATGAACTGTGGCATGACACCATCACACTGACGACAAAAGCTAACACAGCTGAAGACAAAAGCACCTGA